TCAAAAATATGTAGTTGTATAAGTTGTCCATCACTGTCAGTATTCTTGAATTCGATGAATTGAATTCATAATGATTTGGGCTTCCTTGACTTTCATGCAGTATTTCCACAACTGGACTGGTAACAGGTTGGCTTATAACCCCTAATCTCTCTCTATGTAATGAAACTCCCTAGTTTTCGAAtgtttttaaaaccttttagtcTCATCCTTTTGCACTTTTAACATGACCACCACACTTGTTTGAGATTGAAACTGTGAACTGGAACTTGATGCTGTCTCTTAATATGGACTTGCTATTCACTTGTAATGGTAGTtgacacgaaatatgggatgaaaaataataagttctctctctattagattgactatacacacggtttatataggagattacaagagaagaaataggacacaagagacataataggaaactaacttattcctaaactaacctatttctaaatcataaaactatctatttatagaaataggaaactaataaacctatctatttatagaaattaaaactaacataatagggaaaaaaaatttcctattctatttatagctcaacactccccctcaagccgaGGAATAGATGTCTTCCATTCCCAGCTTGAATACAAGATCGTGAAACATTGAACTGTTCAGCCCTTCTGTTAGAATATCAGCTAATTGATGTTCTGATGGAACATAGGACATACACACTACTCCTTCCTCCAATTGttctttgatgaaatgtctatcaatctcaatatgGTTTGTCCTATCGTGTTGTATAGGGTTATGAGCAATATTGATAGCCGACTTGTTGTTACAATAAAGCTTCATAGGACCATCccacttgattctcaaatcatctAGAATAATCTTCAGCCAAAGTAGTTCACACAACCCTTGAGCAATGACCCTAAACTCTGATTCTATAGACGACCTTGCTACCATATTCTGCTTTTTATTTCTCCATGTTACTAGATTTTCTCCAAGAAAAGTACAATACCTTGTAATTGATCTTCGATCCACTAGGGAACCTGCATAGTCAACATCGGTGTATGCTTCTAGAGCAAGAGTattgttcttcttgaacaaaattcctttcccGGGGTTGCCTTTCAAGTAATGTAGCACCCTGTAAGCTGCTTGAAGATGAGGTTCTCTTGgatcatgcatgaattgactaatCACGCTTACCGATTAGGCGATGTCTGCCCAAGTGTGAGCAAGGTATATGAGTCTACCAACCAGCCTCTGGTACATTCTTTTATCCACCATTGGTTCCTCTTTAGCTTCTCTCAACTTGTGGTTTGGATCCATTGGGGTAGAGACTGGTTTACACCCAATCttccctgtttctgccaataaATCAGTCACATACTTTTGTTGAGATATGAAGATCCCTTGTGTGGAATATGCTACCTCAATACCGAGGAAGTACTTCAGTTTCCCTTGTTCCTTTATCTCAAACTTTGTTGCTAATCTCTACTTCACTTCatgcttttctctctcatcatttccAGTCACTATGATGTTGTCAATATAGACTAGAAGAGCAATTACTCCCCTTGTAGCCAAGTGCTTGATGAAGAGAGTGTGGTCACCTTGGCTTTGTTTGTACCCAAACTCTTTCATGACTTTTGCAAATCTCTCAAACCAAGCCTTGGGAGATTGTTTTAGCCCATACAGGGCCTTCTTCAGCTTGCACACCTTGTTACCTGTGTTTTCCTCAAATCCTGGTGGGATgttcatgtaaatctcttcatctaaatcaccatgaagaaatgcatttttaacATCATATTGTAGGAGTTGCCAATTGTAGTGGGCAGCCAGTGACAACAGGATTCTTACAGTATTCATTTTTGCAACtcgagcaaaagtctcctgataatctaactccataagtttgagtgtaccctttaactaccaatcttgctttatgtcTCTCTAGAGATCCATCAACCTTATATTTcagtgtgaaaatccacttgcaatcaACAATGTTTTTCCCTTTCGGTCGTTCAACAATCTCCCATGttttattctttgaaaatccacttgcaatcaACAATGTTTTTCCTTTTCGGCCGTTCAACAATCTcccatgttttattcttttctaatgCACTCATCTCCTCTCTCATAGCATCCTTCCATTCCCTTTTTGTTAATGCCTCAGAAACAGTGTTAGGAATGATTGTGGTGTTTAGACTCACAATAAAATTCTTGTGGGCTGGTGATAGGTGCTTAAGAGACACATAATGTGATAGTGGATAAAGTGGTCGATTAGTGCATTCTCTGGTGTCTTTTCTAATAGTAATGGGAAGGTCTAGGTCTAGGTCTAGGTTGTCTGTTGAGTCAGTGGAAGTTTCACCGGGTTGTGTATGTAAAGGTGGGTCTGATCTTACTGTGATTTCATTCCCAAGGTctgagttggattcttggacCTACTTTTGTTTTGGAATGACCTTTTCCCTTGAATACACCTTAGGAAACTGTGGAAAATTGTGAGTGACACTGGCTGGAACAGAGGATGACACAGGTTCTTCATCACCATGGGTTGAGACATGAGGAAGATCAAGAGGTTGAGTGACACTGGCTGGAACAGAGGATGACACAGGTTCTTCATCACCATGAGTTGAGACATGAGGAAGATCAAGAGGTTCAAAGGACTCATAAGGACTATCTTCCATCATTGAAATCTCCCCCTGAAGAGAGGACTTGTggaaaaaaggtttattttttgtgaaggtGACATCTGCagagatgtaaaattttctagCTGAGGGATTGTAACACTTGTATCATTTTTGAGAGGAtgagtaaccaaggaagacACATTTTATGGCTCGGGGGTCTAGCTTGTCTCTATGTTGGCTGTGGACATGAACAAATGCAGTGCACCCAAATACCCTAGGAGTGAGCCCATTTGAGGTTCTGACGTGTGGATAGAAACTCTTAAGTATCTCGACGGGGCTTTTGTTGTCTAATACTCGTGAGGGAATTCTATTTATCATGTATGTGGCAGTAAGAACAGCTTCCCCCCAATAGGACTTAGGAACATTCCCTTGAAAGAGTAAGGCTCGGGTTGTGTTGAGTAAATGCCCATTTTTCCTCTCGgttaccccattttgttggggtgtgttAACACATGATGAGTCATGGAGAATGCCCTATGATTGAAAATAGGGTGACAAAATCTAGTTGAAGTAATCTCTAGCATTGTCTGTCctaaagctttttattttaaccccaaattggttttgaaccattgagtggaaattaggtataacaatgctaacatcagatttttgtttaagaagaaagatccatGTATCCCGAGTGCAGTCATCAATTAAGGATACAAACCAACGAGCCCCAGAAACATTAGGTATAGTCGAGGGACCCCATATGTCactatgaatcaaatgaaaaggatGAGAACTTCTTTTATTGCTAATAGGAAAAGATACATGAGTATGTTTTGCCAATTCACAAGTTTCGCAATGAAACTCAGAAATATCTAATCCTTGGAACAAATGAGGAAACATGacctttaaaaccctaaaagatggatgacctagaTGTAGGTGATACAACCAAATGGTATCTTTATTTGAGGAACTGAGAAGAGATAACGACAAATTATTACTAGTTTTATGAGATGATTCAAGGTGGTAAAGACCGCTCATTTCCTTAGCAAGTCCAATCCTCCTCCCCGAGCCTTGTTCTTGAAGAACAcaataagaagggaaaaaaatagcataacatttaagatcatgggtaagcttttgaatggaaacaaggttggccgacaattttggtacatggaggacatttttaagaataagggtAGGTGTGATGTATATGTCTTCGAAACGTGCAACGGTAACTAAAGAGCCATTGACCACtacaattttcttgttacttGGGCTTGGGGTATAGGTAttgaaaagttgagatttggaggtcaTATGGTCTGTGGCACCGGAGTCTATTATCCAAGAGTCATCATAAATTCTGTGTGAGGCATTTATGCAAAAAGAGAATGAAGGTGTACTTGAATTTTCCAACATCTTCCACGAAAAAACTTGATCTCTTGGAATTAAGGCAGATCgcgaaacaaaaaaaaatcaacagcaATGAAGGCTGGTAAAAGAATacgtgaataaaaaaaaaatccagctgTGAAGGCCAGAAAAATGGCGATGAAGGCCAGAATGATGCCCAGGTCTTAAAAACCTACAGTTCTGATATCAtgacacgaaatatgggatgaaaaataatttctctctctattagattgactatacacacggtttatataggagattacaagagaagaaataggaaacaagagagATAATAGAAAACTAGCTTATTCCTAAACTAGCCTAtttctaaatcataaaactatttatttacaaaaataggaaactaatagACCTATCTATTTagagaaataggaaactaacataataggaaaaaaaaatttcctattcTATTTATAGCTCAACAGTAGTTacttttgtatttcttttttcatctaGAATCTGAAGTTTTGGGTTGCATTGCAACTTGTGTTGACTATGTATCTAAAAACCATTGCAGAGTGACATGTCGTGACTGGTTCCAGCTCAGCTTAAAGGAAGGTCTTACAGTTTTCCGTGATCAGGTCTGTACTTAGTTACTAAGGTTATGTGTGGTTGGCTGGATAGAATTAGATAAGATACATATTCTAGGATATCATTTCTAATAGGATATGATATCTTTAGATATTATATTCAATGAAACTGATATTCTTAGATGTTATATCGAATGGGATACCTTATGTGATGCTCATGTTTAATGTgtagaaagaataaaaaatgaaataaaaagcaTATTGCATTTCAATagtcaatgttttaaaaataaaagttatattttgtCCTAATgcttgttattaaaaaaatatgaattctcTCTCATGTTCAATGAATTGTAAATTATTTACAATTTACaattgattaaataattttttatttctttgttaatatgataaaaatattttaaatttataaagaaaagaaaaaatattatattatgttgttaaatatataaaatcatttcttatatattaaatattatattaaataagactatacattaatattattttaggttttattgtacacattttttaattctttactttttagaatttttttttggcaaaagagtaatataaaaaattgaacaaaagatAAGAAAACGAATAAGAGGAATAAATTTACAATCCCTAGGATATTCATATTTCATGACTAAACTTAGGAGCGGATATAAAAAAAGGGTTGTTCGCCATTTATCTTACTGCATGTTTGGTTGAACATGAGATACGATAACTGATGGGATGACTTATCTTATCTCATTGACAGCCAAACACAGCCTAAATGTTTTGCAacctttttcaaaatacaaaacTACAATGATATTAGTATAAGCTAGGAAAGGGGCAAGTACAAGGATGAGGTATATCCTTGCAGGTAGAAGTGCAAGAAGAAAGAACTATAAGTATAAGAAATGACATTCAACCAGAACCTAGACGGTGAAGAAACTCAGGAGGTCGGGTGGAAGCCAAAGGCGTATGCTCCTTTCTTGGGCAGTGTATCAGCTTCCTGCCTCCTGGTTAGTCAACCTAAGCTTTCAAGTAAAGGTGTAACCCACAGATTAGTACGGATCCATAATCTGACATCACCATCATGCATAACTTTGTGGCACTTTCCTGCACTGTGACTTGCAAGATAGAACTTTGATATAACACGAAACactatcttttatttatttagtttactGATATTAACGAATTTAAACTTCTTTATTTAACTGGCAGGAATTTTCATCTGACATGGGAAGCCGCACAGTAAAGCGAATTGCTGATGTTTCAAGGCTTCGAAATTATCAATTTCCACAGGTTCATtattttggaccacttttaGAATATGCCCTTAATCTTAATATGCCATTGAGACCAATTGTGTGACTATTACCCTATAAAATCTATAATATCACaatgttttgattttcaatatGGTGCAGCAATGTTcagttttaatttctattagtcatttaataattttccagGATGCTGGTCCGATGGCACATCCTGTACGGCCACATTCTTACATCAAGGTCGGCAATTGTGTTCTTTATCTAATAACTTTTTCTTGTAAAGATATTACCTCACCCTAAAACATTCCTTACTATTTGCTTGTAAACTGTGTTTATAATATTGCTTTTTTTCCCCTTGACAGATGGACAACTTCTACACAGGTAAGTTTGTGTTTTCTGTGATTTGATGTGGGTCAtgcaaatatttttcttttcatgtcaACTTGTTTGAACGTTTGGCCATTTGACGGTTTTTTCTATGTTGGATATGATCATCATTGATTTGGGGCATTTGCTGACTTCAACTTGCAGTCACGGTACATTTTACCAATCTGTttgcaattttttaaaattcaatatttctTGTTTGTTTATTCTTGGAAATATAGtaactttttcttcttttatctttttgatTACAGGTTTATGAAAAGGTGTGAGTTTTCTCCCTCCTCCTGGGGCCcaggaaggagaaaaaaaaaaactgctgTGAATGTGTTATTGATGTCTTTTTATTGTCCAACTTATTAGGGTGCTGAAGTTGTCAGGATGTACAAAACCTTGCTAGGAAGTCAAGGATTCCGAAAAGTAAGAACATGATCTAATTCACATATGAtgattatttactttaaataacaATGTTGCCTCATCTTTGGAAAGTTAATCTTTACTTTCTCCACATTTCAGGGCATGGATCTTTATTTTAAGAGGCATGATGGGCAAGCTGTAACCTGTGAAGATTTCTTTGCTGCCATGAGAGATGCAAATGATGCAGATTTTGCTAATTTCTTGTTGTGGTATGAGCTTGTCCTCTTCTGTTGTTAATATTCATCAAATTACATTGATGCTTACGCTTTGGAATGGGATAAAACTGCAGGTACTCCCAAGCTGGTACGCCTCTCGTGAAGGTTACTTCTTCCTACAATGCTGAAGCCCATACTTACTCTTTGAAGTTTAGGTATGGATGCCTAGGAATCTTCTTACAAGAGTATCAACTTTCCTGTTTTTTGAGTTATTACATCATTGATAACTTGTTTTTGATGGGGCATCCTCTCAGTCAAGAGGTTCCACCAACTCCAGGACAGCCAGTGAAAGAACCAATGTTCATTCCTGTTGCAGTAGGTTTCCTGGACTCAACTGGCAAGGAGATGCCCCTCTCATCTGTGTATCATGATGGGACTTTGCAGTCTGTTGTGAGCAATGATCAGCCAACTTACACTACAGTTCTTCGAGTAACAAAGGTCAGTTCTGAAATCACCATGTAAGACTATGGTTGCAAGATCCGCATCTCTTTATGTTGTCACGTCTGGATGTGACTGTTGCCCACATCAGGTGCAGGCATGACTTTTGATGTCTTTCTTAATCCTTGAATCTGAAGGGCAACCTTCAGGAACATGGAAGATTAGGAATTAAGCCTGAAAAAGAAAACCAGTGAACAGAAGAAGAATTTGTGTGTATCAATTGTTTTTCCTATAACAACTTTTATATTGGTATTATGcagaaagaagaagaattttTGTTCTCTGATATATCTGAGAAGCCAATTGCATCTCTTTTGCGGGGCTACAGTGCTCCTATTCGTCTGGACACTGATCTCACGGACAGcgatttgtttttccttcttgcTCATGATTCAGATGAGTTCAACCGGTACATCTTTGCCATGTCTTATTCCTTATTTTTACAGTATGGTTAAGCAATTAATGTAAGTTTCTTATCggtttcttcttttcctttttcttctcttgttCCTTGTGTCTCTCTAGTTGGGAGGCTGGGCAGGTGTTGGCAAGGAAGCTGATGCTTGGTTTAGTGGCTGATTTCCAACAAAATAGACCATTGGTTCTGAATCCAAAGTTTGTGCATGGGCTCAAAAGCATACTTCTTGACTCAAGCTTGGATAAAGTATTTATGAAGCAGTGTTTCTTTTCTTAAATAGAATTTTGGactttttttccctcattttggTTTATATGCACTACACCAACTTGAATTGTTCTATATCCAGGAATTCATTGCAAAGGCAATAACACTGCCGGGTGAAGGGGAGATCATGGACATTATGGAAGTTGCCGATCCTGATGCAGTGCATGCTGTTCGATCTTTCATCAGGAAGCAGCTGGCGTCTGAACTGAGAGCAGAGCTCCTTAGCACAGTATGCTATCTTCCAAGgagtaactattttttatttccactTCTATATTAACCTTTGTCTAGAAATTAACTTTGCCTTTATATATTAAACAGGTTGAAAAGAATAGGAGCTCGGAGGATTATGTGTTTAACCATCCTAATATGGCTAGACGTGCACTGAAGAATGTTGCCCTTGGTCTGTGTTATTCAGAATGATTTTTCATAAGAGAGATTTAATCAAACTTCAGTACTAATTGTATCTTTCTTTTGCATTTATATAGGATATCTTGCATTATTGGATGATCCAGAACTCACCGAGCTTGCATTGCACGAATATAGAACTGCTGCAAATATGACTGAACAGTTTGCAGCTCTGGCTGCCATAGCCCAGATCCCTGGTAAGACCCGTGATGATGTATTGGCTGACTTCTACAGCAAGTGGCAGCAAGACTTTTTGGTAAGCCTCTAGCTCAGTAACTCTTGGTTGACCTGTATAGCTAAATAATCTGTAAAAATTTGTAGTTGAAATGCTCAGTAGCTTacaagatattttaaaaaattctttattatAGCAAGAATATGTAATTAATTTGCTTTATGTCCTGGACAACTAGTTTTTCTGATTCAGTTCATTGAGGtcctatcattttttttttaaatcatgagAAGACACAATCCACAGTAGTGACTAGTCATCACCCAGGCTTGCAAATTTGGTCTACTGATCTCCTAGTAAAGTTTTTAAATTGGTTTCATTTTCTTCCAGGTTGTCAATAAATGGTTTGCCCTTCAAGCCATGGCAGACATTCCTCAGAATGTTGAGAATGTTCGTAACCTCTTAAACCATCCAGCTTTTGACTTACGTAATCCAAACAAGGTGAGTGACCTCCCTCTCTTGTATATGCGCACCTCCATGCACGTACAGACAAGTGCACATCAGATTATTGAACTTGGGATATCCCCATAAAACAGGTATACTCGCTGATTGGAGGATTCTGTGGATCTCCTGTGAATTTCCACGCAAAGGACGGGTCAGGCTATAAGTTCTTGGGAGAAATGGTGGTGCAACTGGATAAGATCAACCCTCAGGTTTGTTGGGAGTATTTCCCATCATGGCTTCTCgttatttaatgtttttgtaTTACATACTTTTTCCTGTTCGCCATCTGCAGGTGGCCTCTCGCATGGTGTCTGCCTTCTCAAGATGGAAGCGTTATGATGATACTCGGAAAAGCCTTGCGAAGGTAAGAAAAGCCCTTCCCATCATCGCCTCATATGTGCGATCCAGTTCATgttctttttaaatttgttcatcACACCATACATATAACTATTATCTGACCTCACATCAACATACAAACACTGATATATATACACAGATACAtacaatttcttattttattttttaaaaaagagccCACCTGATTATCATAGTGATGTTTAAATTCTGGTGTTTTACAGGCACAGTTGGAGATGATAGTAGCCTGCAATGGACTGTCTGAGAATGTGTATGAAATTGCCTCCAAAAGCTTAGCTGCTTAAGAATCTATTATTTTACCTCCACTCTTTTTTAATAGGCTATGAATCGGTCAAACTGTGTTGTGGAAAGCTGGTTTcccatatagaaaatataaataaaatgaccAGGATGTGTTGTGGTTGGTGGGatctttaataaaatatgatatccCCCTCACACTTCACATACTGGTGGAAGTGCCTTGTGTTATAGAAACTATTTTCATCATGGAGATCTTTTTGTGTTTTGGACTTCAATTACTTTGGCCCTGTTTCAGAACTGTTCTTGGTTCATAGTGGTTTGTTTTGTCAAGGGAACGAACCTACCTTCgataatataaatattcattacaagttgaggaaaaaaatatctCATCATAAGGATATGTTTCTCTGTTTAATATTAGATGAGGGAAGAAAAAGCATCCCATGGCCATACATATTTGACTGATTCACACCTTGGCTTTAATTAATGGTGAAAAATAATGGGGGGCTTTCCAAGGGGATGTTGTGATCTTAATGTGCACAATGGATATGTCTTAAACAAAAAGTGGGGTTCCCCACTAATCATGATTGAATCGCACCATCATGTAGGCCatgttgaaatttaatttttctaaatgaattaaattgacTTAAGTCTTTATCTCTTGCCTAAAATTAGGTTTAAGTGCCTATCTTCCTCACCAATGTGGGATGCTTCTTAAATATTTCTTCGACTaccattcaacccttttttgtTTTGCCATGAAAACAAGGTCTCAAAATATAAGTTGATGGTGAGACTTTTGTCCCTAAATTTGATTGTTTGATGGATTTATATCCGAGAAGGAGAAGAATATTCAAtcatgaatgaaaaaataaaaagagagggTTAGGGGATAGGGGTCAATTTGGGTATTATAAATATGAGGGGATAAATGGGaaggaagaaaatataaagaaaaaatgaaaaaaataaaaataaaaagtaataaaaaaaattatatttaaaattaataaattatttctatacTTGTTCTTTTATCTATTATATTAATTTCTCACCTACataaaagatgaagaatttgaaaattcattaacttttaattaatttctattttattttattttttaatattttcatgataaatgaaacatgagattttgattttattttgatttttttttcttactactTTTGATATTAAGATACCAAAGTAAAGTTTAATTAGGAATGAGAATGGGAATTCCATCATGAGCTTGTGAAGTCAAAAATAATGAGTATTCCTAACCCCACCTCAAGCAAAGACCCCACTTGGTGgccaaaatcaatcaaaatccaATAAAAGTAATTAGGGTTTAAggacaaagaaaaatattattatattgaatttttcctatattatattttaaatgatcaTATACcacatttattataaaaaaaaattaaaaatgtgaccaaaaaataggaagaaaagtGCTAAGTACATTGTTGTAGGAATTATTtgcaagatcaaattataaagGAGTTCATTATGAACAAAATGGAGCAACACAAAACCCAAATAGAAGACCATGAATCTTGGTGGGTGGGACCATggccaaaccaaaccaaacccaCCAACCCATAAGTCCCATAGGCCCCTTGTGGTGGACCCAAGACCCAAACCTTGGAAATTTAGCCTTTTCCTACATGTAGGTGAACCATAAAGTTGAGGAGTACCCATGAAGTGAGAAAAGGTAAAATCTTAAGAGGGTGCCCCAAAAAGATAGGGCATCAATTTCAGAGAGATTAAAAAGTAGGGCAATTGAGTGGTGAAGTTGGTTTTAACCTTTAGGCGGCGACTAAAGGTGGAGAGCTTTAGGGGTGGGACCCGGGGCTTACTCACCAAGGACATCAAGAAGTGGATGGGCACACGTGCACACTTTGACAAAAGCCAAGCAGAACTATATTAATCAAAAGTGTAACTAAACTAACAAGAAACTATAGTTTAATTTTGGCATAATTTTAATGGTCCCCTTTATGTTACACATTTACCCTTTCCAACCCCATGAAATTGCACCTATTTTTCAAGTCTAAAAAGCATTTATGAAGCTTGGGTGCATTCACCAACTTCAACTCTACTAATTTTAGAGCTAATTGAGCTACCACCATCTCATAAGTTACCTACCATTTTCGATAATAAAACCGtttagcaagaaaaaaaaatcattaatatcaattttgAAACAAAGAAAGAGTCGATTTATTTACCCTCGATTAGAACCCTAATATCGAcgtaaattattaaatttttagatttttactTTGTATACGACTGTACATAAAGTGAATTTTTATCTCgaaagtgaattttttttttaattgagagTAAAATGGTGCACACGTTTGAAATGAAGAGGATATGCCACATTTAATGTGCAAGTAGATATCAGGTGCACCCATAAATATGCCAAGTAGAGGAGAAATTATAGGCTAATATCAGGGGTAAAAGAGTAAATTTCATGTCACCACTTAACACCAGGGATCCATCTTAGGATGTAGTTCGGGTCTTCAATTATCACATAGAAATGAAGTCATTGCCGTGTTTGACCTTAAAAGCGATTGTTATTAACAAACaaaatttgagagagagagagggagagggagagggagagatttGAAGGTGGCTTCATAAATCTGAATTCTTggtttcttctctctttttcttctccaaAATCTCTGTTTGGTTCCtctgaattttttcttttcattttctgtttCTCAATCGAATTCGGATTACGTATTGAATTTTCTCGGGAAAATTTCGCATTTTCGCGAGAAAATTTGAGGAAGGCCGGATTCGCGGATGAAACGAGACGTTTCTCGGGAGAATTAAGTTCGAGGAGCGGAGATGAGAAGCGTGAATGGAGATACGAGAAGTATGAACAGCGCTTTGGAGACTATAAACGCTGCTGCAACTGCGATCGCCTCAGCTGAGAATCGTGTGCCTCAACCTACCGTTCAGGTAATTCATCTGATTTTTCCTTTGGTGTTGTTAATTGGATTGATTGAGTTTAGGATGGTAGGTTGTCTAAGATCCGATTGTGTGATTCAAGATCTGTTGATCGATATcggtttctttttctttggttatTTGGTGGCGTTGATTTGTTGTTTGACTGTGCTTGGATTGTTATCTATTGTCTTGAATGTTTTCTTGAGCTCCtggaaaattaataattttgttgtAGTCTTAGAAATTTTGGTTCGTGAAAAAATTGATTGGAGATTTTTGCGACACCGACATATGGAGGTGTCAAATTTGCAAACCACCGTGCTTGTTTACTTCAAGATTGGTTAAGAGCTGTCATATGTAGGACGCTTTCCACCATCGTTAATTAGGGAGTGAAGGTGGTCTTGAATCACCCTGTCGACGAGTTTGTATCCTAGTTTTCTGATTGTTTTTTACTATGTTTAAGCATTAGAAGGCAGTGGATCACAATTAGGCAGAGCATCTCTgttgtataatttaatttttgaagtgTGAGTTAGATGAGAAATTTGATTGAAATTCAGAATTTATTGATGTAATAATTGTTTTCTGTCATTTGGTTTACTGGTGGTTGAAGGTTGGATGACCAAATTTTTTAGATAAGTTGTCTGATCTATTCTATATCATATAGATCGGTTAAGGCAGATTCCAGGCTGTCATGTTTCCAGTACTGTTTTTACTTTTGTCCTGTAGAACTAAAAGCACTGCCCAGGCAAAATATGATCAGGCAACATCCTCCTCAGGCTGTCAT
This DNA window, taken from Vitis vinifera cultivar Pinot Noir 40024 chromosome 2, ASM3070453v1, encodes the following:
- the LOC100263283 gene encoding puromycin-sensitive aminopeptidase; this translates as MARLILPCKGSGLARTGLLGLISSAPLQAPCCVSSLKHSAKNISRYRQSLNLEVSHRRNYRFPHPSLYRAKQVSRRFVCSVATESSPKQVEESKMDMPKEIFLKDYKLPDYYFDTMDLNFLLGEEKTTVYSKITVLPRVEGSPFPLVLDGVDLKLVSVKVNSKELKEEDYVLSPRHLTLPSLPSGEFTLEIVTEICPQKNTSLEGLYKSSGNFCTQCEAEGFRKITFYQDRPDIMAKYTCRIEGDKSLYPVLLSNGNLIEHGDLEGGKHYAIWEDPFKKPCYLFALVAGQLESRDDTFVTRSGRTVSLRIWTPAQDVPRTVHAMYSLKAAMKWDEDVFGLEYDLDLFNIVAVPDFNMGAMENKSLNIFNSKLVLASPETATDADYAAILGVIGHEYFHNWTGNRVTCRDWFQLSLKEGLTVFRDQEFSSDMGSRTVKRIADVSRLRNYQFPQDAGPMAHPVRPHSYIKMDNFYTVTVYEKGAEVVRMYKTLLGSQGFRKGMDLYFKRHDGQAVTCEDFFAAMRDANDADFANFLLWYSQAGTPLVKVTSSYNAEAHTYSLKFSQEVPPTPGQPVKEPMFIPVAVGFLDSTGKEMPLSSVYHDGTLQSVVSNDQPTYTTVLRVTKKEEEFLFSDISEKPIASLLRGYSAPIRLDTDLTDSDLFFLLAHDSDEFNRWEAGQVLARKLMLGLVADFQQNRPLVLNPKFVHGLKSILLDSSLDKEFIAKAITLPGEGEIMDIMEVADPDAVHAVRSFIRKQLASELRAELLSTVEKNRSSEDYVFNHPNMARRALKNVALGYLALLDDPELTELALHEYRTAANMTEQFAALAAIAQIPGKTRDDVLADFYSKWQQDFLVVNKWFALQAMADIPQNVENVRNLLNHPAFDLRNPNKVYSLIGGFCGSPVNFHAKDGSGYKFLGEMVVQLDKINPQVASRMVSAFSRWKRYDDTRKSLAKAQLEMIVACNGLSENVYEIASKSLAA